In Kutzneria kofuensis, the DNA window GCCGCCGCGGCACTTGCCTGCGGGACGTCCGGCACCCAGAGCTGCCAGGAATCGGGCGGCCTCGGCCACTCCGCGGGCGGCTGCCACCCTTGGGGCGGAATCCACCCCGCCGGCGTCGGCGGCCAGTTCGGTGGGGGATTGAACCGGTACTTCATCGCCTGGGCCTCCTGACCGCAACCTCGGCAGGTGCTTCGTCGTGCAGTCGGGTTCCGTTATGACCGGGCGCAGAGCAGCCCCCGTTTCCATCCAACCACACCGCACCGACACTTCGCCGTGACGGCAAGATCATTCCTGGTGAAATCCAGAACTGCCAGGTTGATCTGGTTGGATGGAAACGGGGGCTGCGTTTTCAGTGGCGCCTGTGGCTGGCCGCGCCACGTTCAGCGGGTGAAGGTGGCTACCAGGGTGGCGTCCTCAACGGGCGAAGGTGGCCACCAGGGCGGCGTCGGTCGTGACGGTGAAGGTGTAGGTGGGTGAGGTGGAAACCTCCTTGCCGGCGACGGTCCAGGCGACGAAGTGGTAGCCGGGGGCCGGGCGCGCGGTGGCCGTGACCGAGCTGCCGGTTTCGTATTTGCCGGGTTCCGTTTCGGCGCCGGTGAGGTGGGCCGAGCCCCCGGGGGTGGCGGAGACGGAAACGGCGGACTGGACCATGTTGATGGCCATGACGTCGACGAGACGCACGGGGCCGGTGCTGGTGGCGCCGTTGTAGCGCAAGAGGTTGAGCACGGTCGTGGAACCAGCGGCGGCCTTGACGGTGAAGCCGTCGGAGCCGAGGTTGTCGGTGCCGAGGTTGAAGGCGTGGACATCGCCGGATTTGACGACGAGGCCGTTGTGGAGGCCGTAGCCGAAGGCGTCGGTGACGGTGAGGTTGTGGGCGCCGTCCACGGTGACCAGGTCGGCGGATTTGCGGGTGAATCCGTCGATGACCTGGGGGAACAGGTTGGCGCCGGAGGCCCAGTCGGGCAGGTAGAAGCCGAGCCGGACGAAGGTGTTGCCGTTGGTGAGCACACCGTTGATGACGCCGTCGTCGGAATGGCCGACGGTGATGCCGTGCCGGACGAAGGTGCCGGCGAGCTTGCCGACGAAGAAGTGGTCGTTGCGGAAGGTGGCCAGGTCGATGCCGTTGTAGGCGTTGGACATGCCGACGTTGATGACGTACGTGCCGGCGCCGTTGCCACGGATGGCGTACGGGTAGGGGACGAGGCCGTCGGGAGCGGCGGGGTTCTGGCCGGGGTAGAAGACCCGGAGGCCGCGAACGCCGGAGTTCCTGCCGTCGAGCGTGACGAGGGCGGGATCGGTGTCAGGGGTGGCGGTGCCACGGCCGGAGTAGGACATGAGCACGGTCCCGCCGCTCTTGCCGTCCTCGTCCCGGTTGGGCACGGACGAAGCGCCGCGCAGCTCGACGCCGGCGGGAACGGTCAGAAGACCGGAAACCCGATACCAGCCGGCCGGCAGGTAGACGATGCCGCCGCCGTCACGGCCGGCGCGGTCGAGGGTGCGCTGAATGCCGGTGGTGGCGTCGGCGGCGGGGACGTAACCGTTGCCGTGCGGGGCGTCGGTAACGTACAGGGCGTTACGCGACGGGCGGGGAGAGGGCTGCGACGAGTCGTAGGCGGGTGCCTTGCCGGACAGTTGGTAGACGGTGCCCTTGAGCGGCCCGGTGACCTTGACGTCGGTGAGCTTGACGAAGCCGGCCGAGTTGTTGGTGACGGCCCCGTCCAAGGTCCCGCGACCGATCATCAAACCCCAGCGAGAGTCGAACCGGTCGACGAGCAGCGCGGTGTCGGCGCGCCTGATCTGCACGCCCTGGAACGCGCCGGCGAAGTCGACGCGCTGGCCTGGCACGATGTGGATGCCGACGTGGTAGTCGGCGGCGGCGATGTCGTTGAACTGGTCCCACTCCAGGTCCCCGAGCACGAAACCGGTGCCGTGCGCGCGGGTCCAGGCGTCCACAGTGGAGCGACGTGGGGGGTTGTACTGGTGCGGCGCGGAGGCCCAGTAGGAGTTGTCGAAGGTGACGTTCTCCCAGGTGCCGACATCGGCCCCGTTGTACGCCTCGACGCCCTCGAACAGCGCGGTGCCCTTGACGTTCCGCACGGTCGCGGACTCGTGGGTCTGCCCGACGGCCGGCGGCCGGCCGCGCTCGTCGCGCATGGTGCTGATGCCGATGCCGCGGTACGAGTTGAGCATGGTGACGTCGGAAACCGTGCCCATCATGTAGTTCTCGTCGCTGGCCCAGGCGCTGCCGGTGATCTCGAACGTGTAGCTGTACGGCACGGGCGACGTCGCGCTCTGGTGGGGGTAGTACGTAGTCAGCCCCATGACGCCGGCGCTGCCGCCGATCCGGAACAGCACCGGGCCGTTGTCGCCGGACGGCAGGTCGGCGCTGATCACGGTGCCGTAGCTGCCGCCGCCGTGATCGGGATCGCGCCGGTCGCCGCGCAGCGAGCAGAACGCCGGCACCTCGACGGTGTCGGTGACGCGGTAGGTGCCGTCGGGCAGCCACACGGTGCCGCCGCCGGCGTCGTAGCAGTCGTACAGCGCGGCCTGCAGCGCCTTGGTGGAATCCTTGACACCACGGGGATCCGCGCCATAGTTCGTGGCGACGAAGTCGGCGATCACCGGGTCGGCGGTCGGGTACTTGGTCCTGATCAGCTGCGGCTTGGGCGTGACCACCCGCTGATTCCGAACTTGAAGGTCGGCGACGTCGGCCGATCCGTCGTAGTCCAGCCGGACGTAGCGTGCGTTCACCACCGGGAAGTCGGTACGCGACGAGCGGTTGGCCTCGGTGGCACCGGATTCGCCCACCGTGACGAACGACGAGCCGTCGACCGAGGTCTGCACCTTGTAGTCGTGCGAGAAGGCCTGGCCCCACTGGACGTAGACGTCGTTGACCGGCTGGGGCTTGCCGAGATCGACCTGAGTCCAGCCCGGACCGGTCGAGAGCGGCCGGCCGGCGGCGACATTCGTGTTGACCGCGGACGCCCTGAACGCCTGGTAGCTGTCGTAGAGCGCCTGCAAGGCGGCCTTGACCTGCGCGGGAGTGGCGTTCGGGTCGTCGATCACGGCCTGCGCCTTGGCGATCTGCGCGCCGAAGGCGGCCTTCGAACCGGCGGGGTACTGGCCGTCCCGGGTCCCCTCGCGAGCGCCGTAGACGGTCAGATCCGCCTGGGCGGTGAGGTTGCGCAGGCCGGCCTTGACGTCCAAGGTGGACGGGATCACGGTCACCCGCACGGCGGCGACCTTCACCTCCACATCGGACCCGTCGTGGGCGATGCGGAAGTCGGAACCGTTGGTGCGGTTGGTGAGGATCGCGTCGTCGAGCACGAAGTCGTGCGTCTGCCAGGCGCCGGTGTCGCCGTAGCGCACGATCTCCGAGGGCTTGAACTTGTTCGGCAGATCGTTGCCGGGGGAGTCGTACTGCAGGTCGAGGGTGCCGTTGCCGGCATCGAGATAGTCCACGTCGACGAGGACGACGTTCTTCGTGTCGTACGCGTACGAGTCGGCGACGTTCATGTAGAAGTAGTTGGTGGCCGGCGCGGGCGACGCGGCGTTGGTCTGCCAGTAGCCACGACCGGCCGCGGTGCCGGTGATCAGGCCGGACGGGTTGTCGCCGGGATTGGGCGCGACGCCGGTGTTGGACGCGTTCGGGCCGAGCGTGGCGCTGGGACCAGCGGCGGTGATCCGGATCTGCGCGACGGTGATGTCCGAAGCGCCGCCGGTCAGCCGGACGGGCGCCAGCGCGGGCAGGGTCGTCGCGGCATGCTTCCACGTGTTGCTGCCGGCCAGGGTCGCCACCGGGCTGCCGTTGAGAGTCAGGGTGCCAACGCCGCTGTCGTAGTACGTCACCAGGGCGACGACCGGGCCGGTGACGGAGTAGTCGGGATCGGGCGCGAAGTTCAGGTATCCCGTGCCGGCCGAAACGTCGGTCTGCCAATAGCTGTGGCCGTCCACGGAGCCGGTGCGCAGGCCGGCGGCGTTGTCACCGGCGGTGGCGGTGACGCCCAGCGTCAGCGGGGTGGGCCCGAGATCGGCACCGACCCCGTTGGGATACCACACCGGGGCCGCGCCGGCCGGCACGGCCAGCGCGGCGACGAGCGCGACCAACAGTCCTAACAGGACCCATAAGCGGCGGGTCATCGTTGACCTCCCAGATTTTCAGACGGGTGGCATCGCCACCCGGTCAACTCGGCCGTCGGGCCACCGCACGTCGACGACGTCGACGGTGATGTCCAGTTCTGGCAACGCTTCGAGCGGGGAGCCGCCGAGATGCACGGCGGCGGCGTAGATCCGGCCGTACTCGACGTCGCCGTCGGTGAGCAGCACGGGGATTTCGGACACCGGCCCCAGCGGGTTGGAGTCCTTGCCCACCGCGGTCTCGGTGACGTCGAGGCCGGCGAGGTCGATCAGCAACGAGTGCAGACCGCTGCCGGGAACCGTTGCCCAGCCGCCGATCCGCAGCCGCCACGGTCCGGGATGAGTGCACTCGTCGGCCTCGTCGACCCGAACGAGTCGAACCTCGGTGGCACCGTGGATCACCGAGGCCACGGTGATCCAAGGCCCCAGCCTATACGTGGTTTCGGGACTGTGGAAGGGATTCCAGCTCTCATCCGCGGGCCAGTGCGCACGGCTGCGCGACACCCCCGGCCCAAGCGCCTGCAGCGGGCGGCGATGCGCGGCGCGGCCGTCGGAGTCGACCAGGGTCGCCGAGGAGTCGAGCGGCGGCGTCATCTCCGGAGCGGCATGCGTGCTGTACGCGATCCGGGCGTAGGCGGGGTCGTCCGTCGCCAACTCCGCGGGGTCGATGTGGTCGCTGCCGTGGTTCAGCACCCGCACCACGCCGTCGGAGCGAGTGCCGGAGACCGTCCACCCCGGTGCCGGCAGGGAGATCTCGTAGTCCTCCTGTTCCACCGGCAGCGGAACCTCGGGCGCCGTCCAGACTTCGTGGTCGGGCGGCAGCAACAAACCGGCGAAGCCCTTGCTGGCCCAGTACGGCGACGCGGGGCCGGAATAGGCCTGCCGGATGCGCGGGAACCGGGCGTGCCAGCCCAAGGTCAGCAGCCCGTCGTCGTCGACGGCGCCGGCGTTCATGAAGTGGTCGAGCATCAGGCCGCCGATGCGCCGGGTCTGCCCCGGCGGCAGCGGCGTGGCGTCGTGCCGCGCGCCGATCCACAGTGGAGCGAGCACCGCGAACCGGTACGTCAGCGACCGGCCCTGGATCAGCGGGGACCCGTTGCCGCCGATCAGCCGGGCGTAGTCGGCAAGGTACAGCCGCAAGCGATTGCGGTACCGCTCGGCGAGGCGATCATCGCCGGTGATCTCGCAGAACAGCAGCGGGTAGAAGTGCATTGCCCAGCCGCTGTAATGGTCGAAATTGCGATGTGCACCGCCGGCCAGGCCGTCCGAGTACCAGCCTTCGCCCGCGTGCCAACGGTCCGTGGACTCGATGGCATGGTCGAAATCGTCCTGACTCCACGCCCCGCCGACGGTCCTGGCGAAGGCGCCGGTGACGGCCCGGAACCACAGCCAGTTGTTCTGCGGCATGTCGTCCCCGACCATCGGGGCCAGCCAGTCGAGCAGCCGCTGCTGGGTGCGCGAGCTCAGCCGGTCCCACAGCCACGGCCGGGTCAGGTGCAGCCCGAGCGCGATCGACGCGGCCTCCACCTTCGCCTGCACGCACTCGCCGAACCGCGGCCAGCGGTCGGGATTGGCGGGATCGACGCCGGCCGCCAACCCCTGCGCGTACCACTCGGCGAACCGATGTGGATCGTCGCCGGACGCCCCGGCCAGCCGGAACGCCGCCAGCAGGAAGGTCCGCGCGTAGCCCTCCAACCCGTCGCTCCAGCGGCCGCTGCCGCTCACCGGGCCGGGCAGGTGGATCAACGCGTGCGTGTCGGTCGCCCACGGCCGCACGGCGAGCAGCATCGAGTCGGCAAGGCGTTCCCATTCGGCACGGGACGGGGCAGGATGCACGATCACCTCTTCACAGCGCGGCGTGACGATCTGGCCGGGCCGCGACACCAGCGCCACCGCGTCGCCCCGGTGTGCAACGGCCGTTCGAGCAGGTGGGTCTCATGCGAAGTGCCTCCATGTCAGGGCGCTTCGAGACCTCCGTCCGGCCGGCGCACCCGCGCCGACCAGCGTTCGTGCAGGAACTTGGTCGGCGGGAACTTCGCCGCCGCGGCCTCGTCGAGGTCGACGCCCCAGCCGGGCTCGTCGGACGGCGTCAGGTGCCCGTCGCGAACCACCGGCGTGCCGGGGAAAACCTCGTGCGTGGCCTCGTTGTAGGTGTGGGACTCCTGGTAGCCGAACGCCGGCGTGGACACGTCCACGGCGAGGTTCGCGGCCACGCCGACCGGCGAGATGTCGCCGGGGGAGTGGAAAGCGGTGCGCACGCCCAGCAACTCGGCCAGCGCCACCAGCTTCCGGGTCGGGGTGAGGCCGCCGATGGCGGACGTGTGCAACCGCAGCAGGTCCACGCCGCCGTCCTTGATCAACCGGGCCGCGTCGGCGACCGAGCCGACCTGCTCGCCGACCGCGATCGGCACCGGCGACGCCGCCCGCACGGCCGGCAGCTGGTCGTAGTGCTCCGGCGGGATCACATCCTCCAGAAAGGACAGTCCGTACGGTTCCAGGGACCGGGCCAGCACGATCGCCTGCTTCGGCGTCAACCTGCTGTGCACGTCGTGCATCAGGCTGACCTCGCCGAGCCGTTCCCGCGCGGCGGCGAACAACTTCGGCGTGTCGTTGAGGTACTGCCGGACGTCCCACCCGTCCGGATGCGGCGAGCGGGGATAACCGCCGCGCGTGCCCGGCGCCCCGTAGGTGCCGAGGCCGGGACCGCCGACCTGGAGCCGGATGTGCCGATAACCCTGGTTCAGCAAGGATTCCGCCGCGTCCAGCGTCTCGTCGACGGTCGCGCCGGCGGCGTGGGAGTAGACCTCGATCGCGGACCGGCTGCGGCCGCCGAGCAGCTCGTGCACCGGCATCCCGGCCCGCTTGCCCATGATGTCCCACAGCGCCTGGTCGATCCCGGACAGCGCGTTGTTCAGCACGGGACCGTTGCGCCAGTAGGACGAGTAGTGGATGAGCCGGGTGATGTCCTCGATGTCGGCGGGGCTGCGGCCGATCACCAGCGGGCCCATGTGCTCGTCCACGGCCGCCGCCACCGCCGCGAACCGCTGCGTGAAGGTGGCGCAGCCGAGGCCGTACAGACCGGGCTCGGACGTGTCGACCCGGACGACGACGAGCGGAATCCCTTCCGGCGCGGTGACAATCGCGCGCACGGCGGTGACCCTCACGGAGTCACGCGGCGTCCACGGCGGCAGCACCTCGGGCAACCCGGTCACGACGCCCCCTGTTCCAGCCTGGAAACGCGCAGATACCCCATCGACGACTGTCGGGTCTGGACTCTTATCGGCAACACCAGCAGCTGGGTCTCGGCCACCGCGCCGGTCACGCGGTCGTGCAGCAGGGTCATCGCCTGCCGGCCCATCTCCCGTGACGGTAGGGAGATCGCCGCCGCGGTCAGGGGCAGCACGTCGAACGGACCGGCGTCGTCCATGCCGGCCAGGTCGACGTCGCCGGGCACCTCCAACCCCAACGCCACCAAGTCCTGCGCGGCGGTGGCCAGGGCGTACCCGTTGGAGCACAGCAACACCGTCGGTGGCTGACTGCTCCGCAGCAGCTCGTTGAGCATCGCCCGACGGGCCTCGGTCGGCTGATCACGGTAACGGCGCAACACGGTCAGGTCCGGTCGGACCGGAATGTCGTGTTCCCGCAACGCCTGCACGTGGCCGGCGAGCCGATCCCGGATGCTGGTCACGTCGATCTCGTCCCACAGCGTGGCGATCGTGCGGTGCCCGGCCTCGATCAGCGCGGTCGTCAGCTCACGGCCGGCGGACATGTTGTCCGCCACCACGGCGTCCGTGGCCAGGTCGGGCCGGTACCGGTCGACCATCACCAGCGGCACTCCGCGCCGCCGCGCCTCCGCGTACGGGGTGAGCACCGCCGAACCCTCCGCCGGGTACACGATGATGCCGCTGACCTGGTGTTCCAGCGCGCCCCACAGCGCCTTCTCCTCGCGCGCGGGGTCGTTCTCGCAGTGGTTGAGGAACAGCCGATAACCCAGATCCGCGCACACTTCCTCGATGCCGGCGAGGATCTGGCCGACGTGCGGGCCCTGGTTCTGCAGCACGCACGCGATGGTCCGGTCCGACGGCGGCGACGCGGCCGGCGGCCGGTCCGCGACGAAGGTGCCCTGACCGCGGCGGCGCACCACGTAACCCTCGGTGGCCAGGTCGTTCAAGGCGCGCACGGCCGTCGCATGGCTGACGTTGAACCGCTCGCAGATCTCCCGCTGCGTGACGAACGGCCGGCCCGGCGCGTACTCGCCGGCGGCGATCGCGGCCAGCAGCTCGCGCTTGACCTGCTGGTAGAGCGGGGGCTTGTCGCCGCCGGTCGCCGCTGCCATCCCGGTTCGCCCTTCGAGATCAACTGACTCGAACGCGGCCACTTTAGCATGTCTAATTCGGCCCAGTCCTGGCCGTGAGTCGAGTTGGGCCGGTCGAGTTTGGCCTATTGACCTGTTAAAGACCCGTCACTATGGTCTGGCTCACTCGACCGAGTGACAGCCGACTTGGCGGAGGACGGCATGGGCACAAAGCGGTGCGGCGGAAGAGTCCTGGCAGTCGTGGCGGCACTGGCCATGGTCACCACCGCGTGCGGTGGTGGCGGCGGCTCCGGCGACGGGACCACGCTGTCGATGTGGACGTTCAAACAGACCCACGTGAAGGCCCTCGAGGCCGCCGCGGCCAAGTTCAAGGCGCAGACCGGCATCACGGTGAACGTCACCGCCTACACGCCGGACGACACGTTCACCAGCAAGGTGCAGAGCGCCGCGGCCAGCCACGACGTGGCCGACGTGCTGGAGGTGCACGCCGCCGGCGAGGACCGGGTGCTCGGCGGCGCCGGCATCACCAGCGATCTCGCGGCGGACGTCAACGACCAGTACAAGAGCCGGTTCCTCAAGGGCACCGCGGACACCGGCCTGATCACCGAGCAGGTGTACCAGGACTCGTTGAAGCCCAAGGCGACCGACCCCGGCGTCCACACGGGACAGCTGCTCAGCATCCCGTTCACCGCCGGCACCTTCGGCGTCGTCTACGCCAACAAGGACAAGCTCACCGCGGCCGGCGTCGACGCGAGCAAGGCGCCGGCCAGCTGGCAGGAGCTGATCTCCTGGCTGAAGGCCACGCACGACAAGGACGCGCAGAACGGCGGCATCACGATCGGCCTGAAGAGCTCGTCCACCGGCCTGGACTGGGCGCTGGAGCCGCTGGCGTTCGCGCTGCTCGGCCCGCAGGACTTCCACGCCCTGTACGGCACCGACAAGGCCAAGGCCTGGGGCAGCCCCAACGGCCAGCGGGTGTTGGAGCAGTACAACCAGCTCACCCCGTACTGGACGCCGGGCACCCAGACGCTCGGCATCGACGACGCCGACCGGGCCTTCGCGCAGGGCAAGGCCGCCTTCGACATCGGCGGCACGTTCACGATCTCGGCGATCCAGCAGAACGGCCTGAACCCGGACAAGATCCTGGCCTTCCCGATACCGGTGCCGGAAGCCGGTGTCGTGAAGGACTTCAAGCTGGCGCCGTTCGCGCTCACCGGCCTGGCCGTGTCCGCGCAGACGCCCAACCGCGACGCCGCCCTGAAGTGGCTGGACTTCCTCACCCAGCCGGCGCAGGCCGGCGCGTTCGCCCAGGCCGCGCTGGATCTTCCCGGCACCGACCTCGGCGCGGACGCGGAGAAGCTGGTCGGACCGTACCTGAGCTCGATGGAGGCGGCGTTCGGCACCGGCGACTCCGCCTGGAACCCGGGCGACAGCACGTTCAAGGGCCCGAGCTGGGACATCCAGGCGGCCGGCGACATCCTGGTGAAGATGACGCCGCTCAAGGAGCTGGACCCGGCCGCGACCAACCAGCAGCTCGCGGTCTACAACACCAGCGTGCACAGCGGGAACTAGCCGATGGCGAGGCGTTTGCGGGGCCGGGAGGCTTTGACCGGTTATGTGTTCGTGCTGCCGGCGGTGGCCCTGTTCGCGATCATGGGCCTCTACACCGTCGGTTACGGGCTGGCGCTCAGCTTCGCCCAGTGGAACGGGTTCACCCCGACCTGGACATGGGTGGGGCTGGGCAACTACCTCGACCTGATCTACCGGGACCCGACCATCGCGCCGATCGTGCACGGCGCGGCGCTGCGGACGCTGGTGGTGATGATCGCGGTGCCGCTGCTCACCGTGCTGGTCGGCTTCCCGCTGGCGGTGGCGCTGAACCACATCACCTGGCTGCGTTCGGCCTATCGCACGGTGTTCTTCCTGCCGCAGGTCACCGCCGGCATCGCGCTGTTCTACGCCTGGACGTACGCGCTGCAGCCGGACGGCTCGCTCAACTTCATCCTGCGCCACCTGGGGCTGGGCACGATCGCCCAGCCCCAGGGCTGGCTGGGCAATCCGGCGACCGCGCTGCCCACGCTGATCGTGGTGATGGTGTTCAGCGCGGTCCCGGTGGCGATGCTGCTGTACCTGAGCGGGTTGCAGACCCTGGACGCGGCGGTGATCGACGCGGCCAGGGTGGACGGCGCGGGTGGCCTGCGCACCATGGCGTCCATCATCTGGCCGCTGCTGCTGCCGATCACCGGCGCGGTGACCATGCTCAACCTGCGCAACGCCCTGCAGGACTTCCAGACCTTCCTGCTGATGACCAACGGCGGCCCCGGCGGGCACACGCTCGTGCTCGGCCTGGAGTCGTACAACCTGGCCTTCTTCAGCGGGTTCAAGCCGACGCTGGGCCTGTCCAGCGCGCTGGGCTGGATCCTGTTCCTGATCGCCCTGGTGCTGGCCTTCGTCAACCTGCGGGTGCTGCGGAGCCGCGCGTGAAGGCCCGCGTGCTCGTGTACGCGATGCTGACCGCGTACGCGCTGATCAGCCTGTATCCGTTCCTGCTGATGGTCTCCGGCGCGTTGAAGGACAGCAAGGAGATCCTGCTCGACGGGCACCTGATCCCGTCGAATCCGACGCTGGCCACGCTCGCCCACACGTGGAACGAGCTGCACTTCTTCACGTACTTCGGGAACAGCCTGATCGTCACCGGCTTCACCACGGTCGGCGTGCTGCTGGTCTACTCGCTGGCCGGTTACGCCTTCGCGGTGCTGCGGTTCCCCGGCCGGCGGCTGCTCTACGGCATGTTCGTGGCGCTGCTGTTCGTGCCGGGCGTGACCATGCTGCTGCCGGTGGTGATCCTCCAGCAGAAACTGGGGCTCATCGGCACCTTCCCGGGCATCATCCTGCCCTTCGTCAACGGCACCGCGCCGCTGTCCATCATGTTGCTCACCAACAGCTTCCGGGCCGTTCCGGCCGAGCTGAAGGAGTCCGCGCGGTGCGACGGGGCCGGCGAGCTGCGCACCTTCTGGTCGATCTACCTGCCGGTGGGCCGGCCGGCGCTGATCACGATCGCGCTGCTCACCGCCGTGCCGACCTGGAACGAGTACGTGCTCACCCGGGTCTCCCTGAACGACGCGTCGCGGTACACGCTGCCGCTGGCGCTGCAGAACCTCAACTCGTCGACCGCACCGCAGGAGAACGTGCTGATGGCCGCCTCGCTGATCATCGTGATCCCGGTGATCATCCTTTTCGTGCTGCTGCAACGGTACTTCGTGAACGGGCTGCAGGGCGCGGTGAAGGGCTGATGCGGGTCCTGGTGACCGGGGCCGGCGGCATGCTCGGCGCGGAGATCGTCGCCGTGCTTTCGGTTGCGCATGAAGTGCTGGCCCACGACCGGAATGTCGGCGACCTGCGGGACCGCGCACAGGTGGAGGCGTTGCTGGACGGGGTGGACGCGGTGGTGCACGCCGCCGCGCTGCCGTCCCCGCTGAGCGCGGCCGAGCCGGTGGTGTTCGGCAACAACGTGGACGCCTCGTTCCACCTGCTGGACGCCGCCGGGCGGGCCGGTATCAAACGGATCGTCTACGTGTCAAGCCTTTCCGCGCTCGGACTGGCCTGGTCGTCGCGGCCGGTGTCGCCGCTGTTCGCGCCGGTGACCGAGCGGCACCCGTACGTCGGCGACGACGTGTACGGGCTGTCCAAGCTGGTCGGCGAGCTCATCGGGGAGACGGTGAGCCGGCGCTGGGGGACCGAGGTGGTCAGCCTGCGGTTCCCGTTCATCGGCAGCGGCGACCGGCTCCGGCGGCACCTCGACCACGTGCGCCGCGATCCCGGCGCGGACCGGGCGGCGCTGTGGAGCTGGATAGACACCCGGGACGCGGCCCGGGCGGTGGTCGCCGCGTTGACCGCGCGGGTCGAGGGGTACGCGCTGGTCAACGTGGCGGCGCCGGACACGACGTCGTCGATCCCGACGGGTGAGCTGATGCGGCGGTTCCATCCGTCGACGCGAATGGATGGCCCGCTCGACGGGTTCGCCGTACCGTTCTCCCTGGAGCTGAGCCGGGAGCTGCTCGGCTTCACGGCCGTGCACACGTGGCGTCCGACGATTGGGGGCACATGAAAACCGCGCTCGTGGTTCGTGGTGGCTGGCCCGGGCACGCGCCCGTCGAGGCGAGTGACCGGTATGCGGGGGAGCTCGCCGCGCGTGGCTATGACGTGACGACGTCGGACAGCCTGGACAGCTATCTGGACGCCGAGTTGTTGGCCCGTACGGACCTCATCGTGCAGTGCTGGACGATGGGGTCCATTTCGCCAGCCCAGGTGGAGGGCCTGACCGCGGCCGTCCGCGCCGGCACCGGATTTGCCGGCTGGCACGGGGGAATCGTCGACTCGTTCCGGGACGAGACGCGGTACCAGCTGATGACCGGCGGGCAGTTCGTGTACCACCCGGCGGAGTTCGTCGAGTACTCCGTGCGCACCGGCGGTTCCTCGTTCACCGTGCACACCGAGCAGTACTACGTGCACACCGATCCGGCGATCGAGGTGCTGGCGGTGACCGACTTCGTGGAGGACGGCACCACCCTGCCCGTCACATGGACGCGGAAGTGGGGCGAGGGTCGGGTCTTCGTCACCACGATCGGCCACAAGCTGGACGACTTCGACGTGCCGGAGGTGGATCGGATGATCATCGAGGGGCTGACATGGGCGAGCCGATGAGGATCGGACTGATCGGCGCCGGCAACATCAGCGGCCAGTACGTGAACACGCTGCCGCGGCTGGACAACGTGGTGCTGACCCGGATCGCCGACCTCGACCCCGCGAAGGCGTCCGCGCTGGCCTCGAAGGCCGAGGTGCCGGCGTGCACGCCCGACGAGCTGTACGCGGCGTCCGATGTGGACAT includes these proteins:
- a CDS encoding GntR family transcriptional regulator, whose amino-acid sequence is MAAATGGDKPPLYQQVKRELLAAIAAGEYAPGRPFVTQREICERFNVSHATAVRALNDLATEGYVVRRRGQGTFVADRPPAASPPSDRTIACVLQNQGPHVGQILAGIEEVCADLGYRLFLNHCENDPAREEKALWGALEHQVSGIIVYPAEGSAVLTPYAEARRRGVPLVMVDRYRPDLATDAVVADNMSAGRELTTALIEAGHRTIATLWDEIDVTSIRDRLAGHVQALREHDIPVRPDLTVLRRYRDQPTEARRAMLNELLRSSQPPTVLLCSNGYALATAAQDLVALGLEVPGDVDLAGMDDAGPFDVLPLTAAAISLPSREMGRQAMTLLHDRVTGAVAETQLLVLPIRVQTRQSSMGYLRVSRLEQGAS
- a CDS encoding ABC transporter substrate-binding protein; the encoded protein is MGTKRCGGRVLAVVAALAMVTTACGGGGGSGDGTTLSMWTFKQTHVKALEAAAAKFKAQTGITVNVTAYTPDDTFTSKVQSAAASHDVADVLEVHAAGEDRVLGGAGITSDLAADVNDQYKSRFLKGTADTGLITEQVYQDSLKPKATDPGVHTGQLLSIPFTAGTFGVVYANKDKLTAAGVDASKAPASWQELISWLKATHDKDAQNGGITIGLKSSSTGLDWALEPLAFALLGPQDFHALYGTDKAKAWGSPNGQRVLEQYNQLTPYWTPGTQTLGIDDADRAFAQGKAAFDIGGTFTISAIQQNGLNPDKILAFPIPVPEAGVVKDFKLAPFALTGLAVSAQTPNRDAALKWLDFLTQPAQAGAFAQAALDLPGTDLGADAEKLVGPYLSSMEAAFGTGDSAWNPGDSTFKGPSWDIQAAGDILVKMTPLKELDPAATNQQLAVYNTSVHSGN
- a CDS encoding carbohydrate ABC transporter permease, with the translated sequence MARRLRGREALTGYVFVLPAVALFAIMGLYTVGYGLALSFAQWNGFTPTWTWVGLGNYLDLIYRDPTIAPIVHGAALRTLVVMIAVPLLTVLVGFPLAVALNHITWLRSAYRTVFFLPQVTAGIALFYAWTYALQPDGSLNFILRHLGLGTIAQPQGWLGNPATALPTLIVVMVFSAVPVAMLLYLSGLQTLDAAVIDAARVDGAGGLRTMASIIWPLLLPITGAVTMLNLRNALQDFQTFLLMTNGGPGGHTLVLGLESYNLAFFSGFKPTLGLSSALGWILFLIALVLAFVNLRVLRSRA
- a CDS encoding carbohydrate ABC transporter permease, with translation MKARVLVYAMLTAYALISLYPFLLMVSGALKDSKEILLDGHLIPSNPTLATLAHTWNELHFFTYFGNSLIVTGFTTVGVLLVYSLAGYAFAVLRFPGRRLLYGMFVALLFVPGVTMLLPVVILQQKLGLIGTFPGIILPFVNGTAPLSIMLLTNSFRAVPAELKESARCDGAGELRTFWSIYLPVGRPALITIALLTAVPTWNEYVLTRVSLNDASRYTLPLALQNLNSSTAPQENVLMAASLIIVIPVIILFVLLQRYFVNGLQGAVKG
- a CDS encoding NAD-dependent epimerase/dehydratase family protein produces the protein MRVLVTGAGGMLGAEIVAVLSVAHEVLAHDRNVGDLRDRAQVEALLDGVDAVVHAAALPSPLSAAEPVVFGNNVDASFHLLDAAGRAGIKRIVYVSSLSALGLAWSSRPVSPLFAPVTERHPYVGDDVYGLSKLVGELIGETVSRRWGTEVVSLRFPFIGSGDRLRRHLDHVRRDPGADRAALWSWIDTRDAARAVVAALTARVEGYALVNVAAPDTTSSIPTGELMRRFHPSTRMDGPLDGFAVPFSLELSRELLGFTAVHTWRPTIGGT
- a CDS encoding ThuA domain-containing protein; the encoded protein is MKTALVVRGGWPGHAPVEASDRYAGELAARGYDVTTSDSLDSYLDAELLARTDLIVQCWTMGSISPAQVEGLTAAVRAGTGFAGWHGGIVDSFRDETRYQLMTGGQFVYHPAEFVEYSVRTGGSSFTVHTEQYYVHTDPAIEVLAVTDFVEDGTTLPVTWTRKWGEGRVFVTTIGHKLDDFDVPEVDRMIIEGLTWASR